GGTATGTCCAAGCATCAGTACAAGAACGACGTGCGCCGGCAGCTGATGCGGCTCAAGGTGATCAACCAGCGCGTGCGGGGCAAGATCAACGTGAGCGAAGCTGCTGTCCGCGAGCGATACGATACGCAGCTGCGAGCCGCGAGACGCACACTGCGCTTTCACGCCAAACACGTCTTCTTTGCGGTGCCGGACCATGCAACGGCAACTGTGGTCGCGGCCACAAAACGCCGAGCGGAGAACGTGCGCGCGACGATCGATGCCGCCGGGTTCGATGCCGCCGTGAAGAGACACGGTGGCGGCGATCTGGGTTGGCTGAGCCAGGGCGATCTGCCCGACACGCTGGAGGAAGCGCTCCTCACGCTGGAGCCAGGGCAGATCAGCCCCGTTGTGCGAGGGCCATCCGGCCTTCACATCTTTCTGCTCCGGGAGCGACAGCGTGGCTCCGAAGCGCTCCCGCCGTTCGAGCAGGCTCGAGTGCCCATCCAGCGCGAGCTGCTCGAGACTGCCATGGCTCGGCAAGAACGCGCGTTTGTCGAGGAAATGCGACGCAAGGCCGTGATCGAAATCAGACTCTAGCACCGTCATGTAGCTAGCGTCGCGCGCCCACGGAGGCTAGCTTTGAGCGGAGGCCCTATGCTCGCCAGATCAGAAGCCAGGATCCTTTCGGTTGCCACTGCCCTGGCTGTGAGCATTGCGCTGGCGGTGAGTATTGCGCTGGCGGTGGGCATCGCGCTGGCGGTGAGCGCTTGCGGCGGCCTGGAAACACGCAACGGCGGCGGCTCCAGAGACGTCCTGAAGGTCGAGGATATCGACCCGTCCTTCGCTCCCACGGCCTGGGCTGCCATCGAGCGCCACCGGCCGTTTTGGCTGAACACCAGGGGCCACAATTCCCTGACCCAGACACCTGTGATCGTCTATGCGGATGGCGTCAAGACCTTGAACCCGAACTACCTGCGCGACACGCAGATCGAAGGGGTCAGGGAGCTGCGCTTCGTGAGCCCAGCCGAAGCCACCACACTCTGGGGCACCGGCCACGCATCCGGCGCCATCGAAGTGATGACCCGCTAGTACCGCTTGCCAGGGGATTGTGATCGATCGGCGTCGAGGGCTGTCGGTCGCTGGCAAGGCGCACCGACGATGACTGCGGTTCATTTCGATGCTGTGCAGAACCGCGGCCTCGTGCCCGGCTCCGAACTTCCGGACCGAGCATGACGCAGCACCGCGGAGTTGGATAGCGTGCACGCCCTGCATCAACGCGTGCACGACATGCACGAGGTGACCTGTACCGTGCCAGCGCGAGTACCGTGCGGGACAGGTGTGGGCCGGCGCCGAGCGCCTGTCAGGCCCATCTGACCGCATAGGAAAGGGCTGGCATGGCCCCTGCATCAGACGGGCGCTGCCTAACACGACGTGCTGCCTCCGGCAGCGGCTGGGTGACCACCGGTCCTTCGTGGGAAGGCGTAAAGGAGTAAGGACATGCAATGGATGAAAGGGCAACAACCAATCAATAGACCTGGTTGGTTGAAGATCTGGCGGCACGTGGTGTGTGCTGCGCTTATCGCGGGCTCGGCCGGAGCACTAGGCTGCACGGCAGCCGTCGACGGCAGAATCTCGGACGAGGAACTCGGTGTGGCAAGGCAGCCCTTCAGGGTGACATGGTGGTTGGATCGGACCGTGATGCAGCGGGCACATTCCACTGTGACCATCTGTCTCTATGGTTCCGGTATGACAAGGGCCAATCGAGTGGGCCGCGAGTGGATGCTCAGGCAGGCGTTCGACGTCTGGTTCAGGGCCGCCGAGGGCGCGTCTACGGTACCTCTAACCAGACGAAACGACATACGTTTCCGCTGCCGGCAGCAACATCTGAACGTGAATTGGTCCAATGTTGACGGCCGCGCTTTCGCGCTTCCAACGCGATGGCCGAATGAGATCTACCTATATTCCCGGAACGGCTATGCGACAGTGCTTCACGAAGTAGGCCACGTGCTCAGCCTCGGTGACACTTACTGGGAGGGAGTTTGGGGGGATTGTCAGCCTGGCCAGCTAGATTCAGTGATGTGCGGCGGCTATAGCACCCTGCAGCCTGACGACGTCTACGGAATCCGTGAGGCCTACTGCGCCACCTTCCCCGATCATTGCAATCGTCTCTGGCGCAACGGAGTCGGCTTCTGCAGGTTAGGTGGGCTGTACGCAGGCGACTTCAACGGGGACGGTGCTGATGACCTGCTGTGCGACGGCGGACTGCGTTCAAGCAGCGCCATGGAAGTTTATTTGGCGAACCGTCGCGGCCAGTTCGACGGTACCGACTGGAGCGGGCTATCCGGCTGGTGCACCGGCGAGATTCATACCGGAGATTTCAATGGAGATGGTAACGACGACATACTCTGTAACAACACGCGTAATGGACACAAGTCTATCGTCTATGCAAACGCGTCTGGGCAGTTCTCCAGAGCGAGGCAGTGGAACGCTCCGCTGGGGTGGTGTTACCGCCGAGACGAGCTTCATATCGGAGACTTCAATGGAGATGGTAACGACGACATGCTCTGCACCAACACGCGCAATGGACACAAGTATATCCTTTATGCGGATGCCGCTGGTCGGTTCTCTAGAAGAAACCAGTGGAACGCTCCGCTGGGGTGGTGTTACCGCCGAGACGAGCTTCATATCGGAGACTTCAATAGAGATGGCCACGACGACATGCTTTGCCACGATCCCGACCATGGTAACAAGTGGATCACGCTTGCGAGGCGCGACGGCTCGTTCGGAAGGCAGGACTGGTCACACATCATGGGCTTCTGCTACGGAAATGCCCCCCTGTATGTCGGTGACTTCAACAACGACGATCGGGACGATATGGCGTGCCTTGGCTGGAGCGGGACCAGCTCGATCTCTCTCGCAGATGTTGACGGCGAGTTCGATGGTGTTCAGCGGCAGTGGGAGTTCAACTGGTGCAATGATCCAGGGAACGCGGTGATAGGCGACTTCGACGGCAACGGATCCGACGATTTGCTCTGCAGGCGAGGCGAGAACTTCGAAATTCGCTATCAGTATCGATAAGAGCAAGCAATGCCAATCCAAGAACACTGCTTCAAGCAGGACACCACGAAACAGCCACGCTTGCCGTTCAAGTCGGCTGGGCCACGGCCTGCTCACGGAGTCGTAATGCTGAAATCGGCGATGTGCAGACTGCCGTGGCTCATACCGAGGGGAACCAGCGTCTTGCGCTTCTCCCTGATCATCACACTCAGGTGAAGGGAGAGTCGGACGGGAGTGCGCAAGTCCGGCGGCACCACGATAGTGACGACGTCGCGCACGATCTGGCCGGGCTGCCACTCCGAGGTGTGGTAGCTGCCACGAACTGGATAGTGGCGCCCGCCAAACTCGCGAGGCAGCGAATGGCCCGGCGGTGCTTTGAAGTCCAGCAGAAAGAACAGACGCTCGCGCATGCGGCCCTCCACCCGGTAAAAAAATTCGAGCCGGATGCGGTCGCCCGGCTTCAACCGGGTCCCGCTCAGGTCGTATCCGAGCAGGGTGAAGCGCCCGGGATAGCGAACGTCCATGTGCCGGTCGAGGCGTGCCGGCGGAGCGGACAGCACGTGCTGGCGCAGGATCTGCCTGCGGCGGTGCGCGCCCAGGCCTTGGCGCGCCATGAACGATCGCAGCATCCCAAGCAGCTGTGTTGCCCGCCCTCTCCTGGTGTCCGACAGATCTGTCTGCTCGGAGGGGTCCCGCCGCAGATCGTACAGCTGGTACGCGTCCTGTCGCACCCACC
The genomic region above belongs to Pseudomonadota bacterium and contains:
- a CDS encoding SurA N-terminal domain-containing protein, giving the protein MKPMMRIAAVAIGLACALAAGGAHGEVIERVVAVVNEDAVLLSELRTKAAPFTAEAMKAATEVERMAQIDRIYKGLLDRLVDERLMEQTARDMRVNVTAEEVGRAITTMREQNSLAEDAFWKAVRGTGMSKHQYKNDVRRQLMRLKVINQRVRGKINVSEAAVRERYDTQLRAARRTLRFHAKHVFFAVPDHATATVVAATKRRAENVRATIDAAGFDAAVKRHGGGDLGWLSQGDLPDTLEEALLTLEPGQISPVVRGPSGLHIFLLRERQRGSEALPPFEQARVPIQRELLETAMARQERAFVEEMRRKAVIEIRL
- a CDS encoding FG-GAP-like repeat-containing protein; protein product: MQWMKGQQPINRPGWLKIWRHVVCAALIAGSAGALGCTAAVDGRISDEELGVARQPFRVTWWLDRTVMQRAHSTVTICLYGSGMTRANRVGREWMLRQAFDVWFRAAEGASTVPLTRRNDIRFRCRQQHLNVNWSNVDGRAFALPTRWPNEIYLYSRNGYATVLHEVGHVLSLGDTYWEGVWGDCQPGQLDSVMCGGYSTLQPDDVYGIREAYCATFPDHCNRLWRNGVGFCRLGGLYAGDFNGDGADDLLCDGGLRSSSAMEVYLANRRGQFDGTDWSGLSGWCTGEIHTGDFNGDGNDDILCNNTRNGHKSIVYANASGQFSRARQWNAPLGWCYRRDELHIGDFNGDGNDDMLCTNTRNGHKYILYADAAGRFSRRNQWNAPLGWCYRRDELHIGDFNRDGHDDMLCHDPDHGNKWITLARRDGSFGRQDWSHIMGFCYGNAPLYVGDFNNDDRDDMACLGWSGTSSISLADVDGEFDGVQRQWEFNWCNDPGNAVIGDFDGNGSDDLLCRRGENFEIRYQYR
- a CDS encoding sulfatase-like hydrolase/transferase; amino-acid sequence: PVASNTVVWIASDHGEAFGEHGSFGHSYTLFEEELRSLLMVRAPGFAPRVVRTPVALMDLYPTLLNLAGIGMPRKGYARSLVPLMAGAQASSEPRAIFSELLPGGSLPFDQKAMRLGNDKLIWWVRQDAYQLYDLRRDPSEQTDLSDTRRGRATQLLGMLRSFMARQGLGAHRRRQILRQHVLSAPPARLDRHMDVRYPGRFTLLGYDLSGTRLKPGDRIRLEFFYRVEGRMRERLFFLLDFKAPPGHSLPREFGGRHYPVRGSYHTSEWQPGQIVRDVVTIVVPPDLRTPVRLSLHLSVMIREKRKTLVPLGMSHGSLHIADFSITTP